The following proteins are co-located in the Apium graveolens cultivar Ventura chromosome 5, ASM990537v1, whole genome shotgun sequence genome:
- the LOC141661471 gene encoding blue copper protein-like, translating to MAFASVFLLLSLLAVPAVYGVDHTVGGSSGWDQNVDFTNWAAGEKFVVGDNLVFNYGSSHSVNEVSQSDYTSCSSSNPINSYTGGKTTVALKETGSMYFMCPTFGHCGAGMKLSVTVAAASTPTPTPSTPTTPSTPATPSTPPKEDTPPKEDTPPSSPDSPSTPTESPNGAVGGFSSTNKLVVGVSIVFAGLMGLMG from the exons ATGGCCTTTGCAtctgtttttcttcttcttagTCTCTTAGCTGTCCCTGCAGTGTATGGTGTTGATCATACTGTCGGAGGTTCTAGTGGTTGGGACCAAAACGTAGATTTTACCAACTGGGCTGCTGGTGAAAAATTTGTCGTCGGTGACAATCTCG TATTCAACTACGGATCCTCACACAGCGTGAATGAAGTAAGTCAATCCGACTACACCTCTTGTTCTTCTAGCAATCCGATAAACTCATATACCGGAGGGAAAACCACTGTGGCATTGAAAGAGACAGGTtcaatgtatttcatgtgtccAACATTTGGTCACTGTGGTGCTGGCATGAAACTAAGTGTCACGGTTGCAGCAGCCTCCACCCCCACCCCCACCCCAAGTACTCCCACTACCCCATCAACACCCGCCACCCCTTCAACTCCACCAAAGGAAGACACTCCACCAAAAGAAGACACACCGCCTAGCAGTCCCGATTCACCATCGACTCCAACAGAGTCGCCTAATGGTGCAGTTGGTGGCTTCAGTTCCACGAACAAATTAGTGGTGGGAGTTTCTATTGTTTTTGCAGGTCTTATGGGTTTGATGGGCTAG
- the LOC141724227 gene encoding uncharacterized protein LOC141724227, whose protein sequence is MQSGCTHICNTLNPSNIHFLGFLPPNFSSSHLNFAPIKPPCRCISRSFEHNRSPKGRNCRDRLNAKGKDNVWSVDNEPEKARDGRSRKKKRERRVRKAGKRSEKSGRVMVSGSVLMEVETVLQTQEPVIRPAWNTFSSSLNGIWKGVGAIFSPITAEMEPIDVGKRGEHLFDCYTLCHIETVSCPSAEQKSQIKRRVNWVTLNAHGENQQLKGTEHRSKERYVPEDSSISPKKVYDASTVNHILPKYESCNFDTSDVMEDDVMSMEPGLVFFEDGSYSRGPVNIPVGEVNESDYFLSPTFKFEQCLVKGCHKRLRIVHTIEFSNGGSDIQIMRVAVYEEEWDSPVNLPDFSAIEFDLKPFSQRKRVQPSQLVGSWKVFEVSATPIYGVEVMAEEIEGTIPYVYLCTETLKKRNQPDNPVYFGEEEVLDMADVKVLWLPGGITSYVDVNKDGVLCIGVGWYSDEGINLVMERDYGLDGKLKEIRTKSEVKRRWPE, encoded by the exons ATGCAATCAGGATGTACACATATCTGCAACACCCTAAACCCCTCAAACATACACTTTCTAGGGTTTCTCCCTCCCAATTTCTCATCATCTCACCTCAATTTCGCTCCAATTAAACCCCCATGCCGGTGCATTTCGCGCAGCTTCGAGCACAATCGGAGCCCTAAAGGAAGGAATTGCAGGGATAGATTGAATGCCAAGGGAAAGGATAATGTCTGGAGTGTCGATAACGAGCCGGAGAAAGCGAGAGATGGAAGGAGTaggaagaaaaagagagaaaggagAGTGAGGAAAGCGGGGAAGAGGAGTGAGAAGAGTGGGAGAGTTATGGTGTCTGGCTCGGTTTTGATGGAGGTTGAGACTGTTTTGCAGACTCAG GAACCTGTAATTCGGCCAGCATGGAACACATTTTCCAGTAGCCTTAATGGAATTTGGAAGGGAGTGGGAGCAATATTTTCACCAATAACTGCTGAAATGGAACCGATTGATGTGGGGAAAAGGGGCGAGCACTTATTTGACTGCTACACTCTTTGTCATATAGAAACAGTGAGCTGCCCTTCTGCGGAGCAAAAATCTCAGATCAAAAGGCGAGTTAATTGGGTGACCCTAAATGCACATGGTGAAAATCAGCAATTGAAGGGAACTGAGCACAGAAGTAAAGAAAGATATGTACCTGAAGATAGTTCCATATCCCCTAAAAAAGTATATGATGCAAGTACAGTAAATCATATTTTACCCAAATACGAGTCATGTAACTTTGATACAAGTGATGTGATGGAAGATGATGTCATGAGTATGGAGCCTGGCCTTGTTTTCTTTgag GATGGATCTTATTCAAGAGGTCCCGTCAATATACCAGTTGGTGAAGTTAATGAGTCTGATTACTTCCTCTCTCCAACTTTTAAGTTTGAGCAA TGTTTGGTTAAAGGTTGTCACAAAAGACTACGAATTGTTCACACCATAGAGTTCAGTAATGGAGGCTCGGACATCCAAATTATGAGGGTAGCTGTTTACGAGGAAGAGTGGGATAGTCCTGTAAATCTTCCCGACTTTAG TGCGATCGAGTTCGATTTGAAGCCATTTTCCCAGAGAAAGAGAGTACAACCATCACAGCTGGTTGGGTCCTGGAAAGTGTTTGAGGTCAGTGCTACACCAATTTATGGTGTGGAGGTCATGGCAGAGGAAATTGAAGGCACCATTCCTTATGTGTACCTTTGTACAGAAACATTGAAGAAGAGAAACCAACCCGATAACCCAGTGTACTTCGGGGAGGAAGAGGTTTTAGACATGGCCGACGTTAAAGTTCTTTGGTTACCTGGAGGCATAACAAGTTACGTAGATGTGAACAAGGATGGTGTTTTATGCATTGGGGTTGGCTGGTACTCGGATGAAGGAATCAATCTTGTTATGGAAAGAGATTATGGTCTAGATGGAAAGCTCAAGGAAATTAGAACCAAGTCCGAAGTAAAGAGAAGGTGGCCTGAATGA
- the LOC141724228 gene encoding nucleoside diphosphate kinase 1-like gives MEQTYIMIKPDGVQRGLVGEIIGRFEQKGFILKGMKLTTVDQSLAEKHYADLSAKPFFRKLVDYIISGPVVAMVWEGKNVVTTGRKIIGATNPCESAPGTIRGDFAIDMGRNVIHGSDAVESAKKEIALWFPEGLAEWQSSIHSWVYE, from the exons ATGGAACAAACATATATCATGATCAAGCCCGATGGTGTTCAAAGAGGCCTG GTTGGTGAAATCATTGGCAGATTTGAGCAGAAGGGTTTTATTTTGAAAG GTATGAAGCTCACTACTGTGGATCAGTCTTTAGCTGAGAAACACTATGCGGACCTCTCTGCAAAACCCTTCTTCCGTAAATTGGTCGACTATATTATATCTGGTCCTGTTGTTGCCATGGTTTGGGAGGGTAAGAATGTTGTTACAACTGGTCGAAAGATTATTGGTGCAACAAATCCTTGCGAGTCTGCTCCTGGCACTATCCGTGGTGATTTTGCTATTGACATGGGCAG GAATGTCATTCATGGCAGTGATGCTGTTGAGAGTGCGAAGAAAGAAATTGCCCTGTGGTTCCCAGAAGGCCTTGCAGAGTGGCAAAGCAGCATTCACTCGTGGGTCTATGAGTGA